The DNA sequence AAAATTCTCTACAAAATACTAGCATATTGAATCTACAGCATATCGAAAAATCACCTTGGACTTATCCCAGGAGTGCAAGGATGGTCCAACTTAGacagatcaataaatgtaatacattacAGCAGCAGGATGaaggataaaaattatatgatcatccAATTGGTGCAGAAAAAggttttgataaaattcaacattccttTAATGATAAGATTCCTGAATATGTTAGGTATaaaaggatcatacctcaacataaCAAAGGTTACATAGAACAAATTCACAGCCTATTGGACCACATGGGGAAAAGGAGAACACATTTTTTTGTCTAatatcagaaacaagacaagggTGTCTACTTTCATCATTCCTATTCAATATATTACTTGAACTTTTAGTCAGAACAaccaggagagagaaagaaaaagtaggaagAAAGTTAAATCATCCTTGTTTGCAGGTGATATGATTTGACATGGAGGAAAACCTAATGActccatcaaaataccattagaattaataaataaattcagtcaagttgcaggatacaaaatccatttaaaaattgtaGCATGTTTATACACCAATGGCAAATTTGCTGAGAAACAAATCATGAAAGtgatcccattcacaatagccacacacacacacacacacacacacatacacacacacacacacacacacacacacacaccaaaacaagacctaggaataaaattaaccaaggaagtgaaagacctttacaatgaaaattacaaagcaatgatgaaagaaattgaagacacacacacacacacacacacacacacacacacacagacctttTATGTTTCATgcattggaagaattaatattgttagaaTCTCTGTAGTACCCAAAgtgatttacagattcaatgaaatcctcattaaaatataaatggccttcttcacagaactagagaaaacaatcctaaaattcatatgtaagcACAAAACAGTCAAAACAATAATgaggaaacaaagaagaaagctgGAGAAATCAACATACTTGATTTTAAGATACACAACAAAGCCATtagaataaaaacagcatggcactggccTAACCTAGACACACGGACCAGTGGAACAGGACAGGAATCTCAGTCTCTTCAACCAGTGGTGCTGGGGAAATGGATATCCGTATGTAGAAGATTGAGTCTTGACTTCTctcatcatatacaaaaatttgttcaaaatgaaaactttgaaattaCTAGAAGAAAGCATATGGGAAACATTTCAAGACATCAGTGTagtcaatgattttttaaaaaatatatttttatttatacatggacataatacctttatttattttatgtggtgctgaggattgaacccagtgccccacatgtgctacgtaagcgctctaccactgagccacaaccccagccctgattgttTTTTAGATAAGACCCCCAAAtcacaagcaacaaaagcaaaatttgacAAATGGGATTATCAGACTAAGTAGTTTCtatacagcaaaggaagcaattgacaaagtgaagagacaatataaagaatgggaaaaatggtCAACTATTCATCCAAGGAAGGATTAGTGTCCAGAATAcactaaatatatgtattaaagaaacaataacaaaaagcaagcaatccaattttaaaaatgggcaaatgatctgaagttctcaaaaatacaaatggccaacaaacagatgaaaaaaatgtgccatGACTTTAGtcgttagggaaatgcaaatcaaaactgatgAGCTATTTtgtcccctacccccacccccaccctgtcgTTAGGATGTccattataaaatacaaaaccaaaagcaaaataacaaatgatggtaaggatgtggagaaaagggcacTGAACAATGTTAGTGAAATGCACATTAGTGTAGCCATTATGAAGAATAGCAGAGAGGGTCTACTGTAACAGCAGAGAGCTATGCCCGTATTTATGGTATgttattcacaataactaagctatggagaGAACCTGGATACtcatgaacagataaagaaaacgtggtctATCTATATAATGAATTACTATTTGGCCATAAAACAGTGAAATCCTGCCCGTTTTAGTGGATGGAATCAGATGACATTCTGTTAAGTGAAGTGGGTCACAAAAGGCCAAAGGCTGCATGTTCTCACTCACGTGTAGATGCTGAAAAATCAACCTGCATTCAGAGcactggagagggtggggggtgggcagtggGCTGGAGTCGTTGGATGACAGGAACCAAGACCCAGTCAGGTGGAAGTGATGGGTCTTAGTGTTCTACAGCACAGCGGGGTGACCGAGACTCACAGCGACCTGTTGAGTAGCTCAAAGGTTCCAAACACAAGGGAATGATAAGAAGATGCACAGGTTCATCCCCCTGATTAGATCAGCGTGTGTCCTAGGCGTGTATTGAGGTATCGCACTGTCATCAATATGCACAATTATCACAGGCCCATCAAGACATTTTTAAGAATGCATAGCATTTaatgatctgatcattacacactgTATCCGTAATTTGAATCATTACACTGAAGTCCATAAATAGGtccaattaaaataacaatgaataaaaatcaagacCCTCACACATTCCCTTGAGACCCAGATTAGCCCATGCATTTCCATACTTCAGAAGAAGACAAAGAATTGAAGTCAGTGAAGAGAATTCTTGTATCTTACGCACATTTCTAATCCTAAAGTAACTGGCTTATGCCGTGAGAGTAGCCGTTGTGTCCATCCTATCTCCAATGGAATTGTAGAACGAGGAGTAGAGGAGTAGGACGAGCTCCCTGGGTGTTGGTCCAGCAGGACCTCCAGTTGTCCCATTCCCAGGTGGCAACATCAGTCAGCTACAGCGAAAGGTAGCTGCATGGGTGTGGTCATGGGCTGGATGGTACCAGAAGCATCAACTGTAGATTGTTCAAAGACTAGAGACAGATTGTCATGAAATGTGAACTGATCATTAATTTTCGTTACTGGAGAATTGGGAGAAGTGTCCCAATCCCCTAAATCAGATGTGATGTCCTCTATTCGGATCAAGGGAGGCTGCGGCTTTCGAGTGAATTCTGAGGGGAACACTATGGGAATGCAGCATGAGAGCTTGTTCTTACAAAGAATTATGTACCTCTCGTCATCTAAACATCGTGATCTGCAGAATCCAATATTATTCTTCCAGCATCTTGGTTGAGACAAGCCGCCTGCAgggcataaaataaaaaatgcaggtCAAAATTTTAATGCTAGCATCAGCTTaaccatttttcattcattcattcaaaaatttaCAACTACTCACTCCCTTGCCACCTAGACTAACAGATGACAGGCACTAAAAGCCATTG is a window from the Urocitellus parryii isolate mUroPar1 chromosome 6, mUroPar1.hap1, whole genome shotgun sequence genome containing:
- the Defb125 gene encoding beta-defensin 125, with protein sequence MRFLMPIFLVCGLLIQVTTGGLSQPRCWKNNIGFCRSRCLDDERYIILCKNKLSCCIPIVFPSEFTRKPQPPLIRIEDITSDLGDWDTSPNSPVTKINDQFTFHDNLSLVFEQSTVDASGTIQPMTTPMQLPFAVAD